A genome region from Spirochaetae bacterium HGW-Spirochaetae-1 includes the following:
- the flhA gene encoding flagellar biosynthesis protein FlhA: MPLFANLQWMQKTDILMGIGVISVVMMLIIPLPTFLLDFLLAVSVMIGLLILMIVMFISRSFDFSIFPALLLITTVFRLALNVSSTRLILLNGAAFDGKIIRTFGAFVVGGNYAVGFIIFIILVAVQFLVITKGATRTAEVAARFTLDAMPGKQMSIDSDLANGLINESEARKRREEIRKEADFYGAMDGASKFVQGDVKVGIIITVINIIGGFTVGMVMRGESFDVALKTYTLLSIGDGLVAQIPSLLITTATGIIVTRAVSNDNMGDQIADQLGSQPKALFITAAALGGSVLIPGFPKFSLIFLAAGLAGLGYLLTQTREEEKSLAAREEEDAARKDHKPESVLPLIQVDPLEVEIGYNLIPLVDPEQGGTLLDRITNIRRRSALDMGLIVPPIRIRDNMELEPEAYSILIKGVEVGRGYLQVGKLMAMDPGDVQEKIQGGEFTEPVFGLKAIWIETEQRDIAESRGYTVVDCPTITATHLTEIIKKHADEILGRQEVQQLIDNLKNDYPAVIGEVEDKKIGLGDIQKVLQNLLRERVSIRNMLSIMESIATYSDHTREAGLLTEYVRSSLARQITNDYVDRDNILNVITVDPEIESAMRSALHDDPVEGRILALDPDSHRVIVQALLDAFGRARNLGHTPVFLVSPQVRSVTFALLEREIPAPAVLSYNEIASTVRVNVIVSALVSSAA; the protein is encoded by the coding sequence ATGCCGCTGTTTGCCAATTTACAGTGGATGCAGAAAACCGATATACTCATGGGAATCGGCGTCATTTCCGTAGTCATGATGCTCATCATCCCGTTGCCGACCTTCCTGCTCGATTTTCTTCTGGCAGTGAGCGTCATGATAGGCCTGCTGATTCTCATGATCGTTATGTTCATCAGCCGGTCCTTTGACTTTTCAATTTTCCCGGCTTTGCTCCTCATCACGACGGTTTTCCGCCTGGCACTGAACGTATCGTCGACGCGGCTCATACTGCTCAATGGGGCCGCCTTTGATGGGAAGATCATAAGGACATTCGGAGCCTTCGTCGTCGGGGGTAACTATGCCGTAGGTTTTATCATATTCATTATACTTGTGGCGGTTCAGTTTCTGGTAATCACCAAGGGTGCCACAAGGACCGCTGAAGTAGCGGCCCGGTTCACCCTCGATGCCATGCCGGGAAAGCAGATGAGCATAGATTCCGACCTGGCAAACGGCCTTATCAACGAGAGCGAGGCGCGGAAACGTCGTGAGGAGATTCGGAAAGAGGCGGATTTTTACGGCGCCATGGATGGTGCTTCGAAGTTCGTCCAGGGTGATGTGAAGGTCGGTATTATCATAACCGTGATTAATATAATCGGCGGATTCACCGTGGGTATGGTCATGCGGGGAGAGTCCTTTGATGTGGCGTTGAAAACATACACGCTGCTCAGTATCGGTGATGGACTTGTGGCCCAGATCCCTTCACTTCTGATAACCACTGCTACCGGTATAATCGTGACCCGTGCCGTTTCCAATGACAATATGGGCGACCAGATAGCGGACCAGCTCGGTTCTCAGCCCAAAGCCCTCTTCATTACCGCTGCAGCTCTCGGGGGCTCCGTGCTGATACCCGGTTTCCCGAAATTCTCTCTTATATTTCTTGCAGCAGGCCTTGCCGGACTCGGATACCTCCTCACGCAAACCCGAGAAGAGGAAAAAAGTCTGGCCGCGCGGGAAGAAGAAGATGCGGCCAGAAAAGATCATAAACCGGAATCCGTTCTGCCTCTCATCCAGGTCGATCCGCTGGAAGTTGAGATCGGGTATAATCTCATTCCCCTTGTCGATCCCGAGCAGGGCGGAACGCTGCTTGACCGGATAACCAATATCAGGCGCAGGAGCGCCCTCGACATGGGCCTCATCGTGCCTCCCATCAGGATCAGGGATAACATGGAACTGGAGCCTGAGGCCTATTCAATTCTCATCAAGGGCGTCGAGGTGGGCCGCGGGTATCTGCAGGTGGGCAAACTCATGGCTATGGATCCCGGCGATGTTCAGGAAAAGATCCAGGGTGGCGAATTCACGGAGCCCGTATTCGGCCTGAAGGCCATATGGATAGAAACGGAGCAGCGGGATATCGCCGAGAGCAGGGGATATACCGTGGTGGATTGTCCCACTATTACCGCCACGCATCTCACGGAAATCATCAAGAAACACGCCGACGAGATTCTGGGCAGGCAGGAAGTGCAGCAGCTCATCGATAACCTTAAAAATGATTATCCGGCTGTTATCGGAGAAGTCGAAGACAAGAAAATCGGTCTTGGAGATATTCAGAAAGTGCTGCAGAATCTGTTGCGGGAACGTGTATCAATCCGGAATATGCTCTCGATAATGGAGAGCATCGCCACCTACTCGGACCACACGCGCGAGGCGGGTCTCCTGACGGAATATGTACGGTCATCACTGGCACGGCAGATTACCAATGATTATGTGGACCGGGATAATATCCTCAATGTTATCACCGTTGATCCCGAGATCGAATCGGCCATGCGAAGCGCTCTGCATGATGATCCCGTTGAAGGCCGGATCCTAGCGCTCGATCCCGATTCTCACCGGGTGATTGTGCAGGCCCTCCTCGATGCCTTCGGCAGGGCCAGGAACCTGGGGCATACGCCCGTATTCCTTGTTTCACCCCAGGTGCGGAGCGTGACATTTGCGCTTTTAGAAAGGGAAATACCGGCACCGGCAGTACTATCGTACAATGAAATAGCCAGCACGGTCCGTGTTAACGTAATTGTATCGGCCCTGGTTTCATCGGCGGCCTGA
- the flhF gene encoding flagellar biosynthesis protein FlhF yields MMRYVKIHARTYNEAMMKLKTEHGDDAIPISHKYVKEGGILNSRLFAREVVELTAGVQDRKTTQKLKQEKRNIDFTVGDSRGLDTLLAAKSRPVMEKAAAAPRDTHMESINRTIDVLNENLNDLRTGNEQKKVAPEPVKDYTENAEQEETRGAVGESLTIKRFEKEFLDLKDTLNKLVNSKNSETPHGHTSAQEHSVINKYMEVLRKNDYDTEQCNSIIKEVKNSVSKDDLKDEYKIEKSLKDLLKSRIVTSGPIKITNKKKIIMFVGPTGVGKTTTLAKLGALHSLREGNRVVFITIDNYRIAATEQLKKYAEIMRIPIYAINDQKEFRAVIDKEKADIILVDTSGRSHRNELKISEIKSYADLVDYDFEKILCVSANTKKSDLHDVFRAFDIMNFDSVIITKVDETSTIGNVVDIADKYSKPISYFTNGQEVPNDIEVADTDKIVDMIMGGAKL; encoded by the coding sequence ATGATGAGATACGTAAAAATTCATGCCAGGACCTATAACGAAGCGATGATGAAACTGAAGACAGAGCATGGAGATGATGCAATTCCCATTAGTCACAAATATGTCAAGGAAGGCGGCATTCTTAACTCACGTTTGTTTGCCCGGGAAGTGGTGGAGCTTACTGCCGGCGTTCAGGACAGAAAAACGACGCAGAAACTGAAGCAGGAAAAGAGAAATATCGATTTTACCGTGGGCGATTCCCGTGGCCTCGATACCCTGCTGGCAGCAAAGAGCAGGCCTGTCATGGAAAAGGCCGCCGCTGCGCCCAGGGATACCCACATGGAGTCCATTAACAGGACCATCGATGTGTTGAATGAAAATCTGAATGATCTTCGCACCGGTAATGAACAGAAAAAAGTTGCTCCGGAGCCGGTAAAGGATTATACTGAGAATGCGGAACAAGAAGAGACCAGGGGTGCTGTCGGGGAATCTCTGACGATAAAACGATTTGAAAAGGAATTCCTTGATCTTAAAGATACCCTGAATAAGCTGGTTAACAGTAAGAATTCAGAAACGCCTCACGGTCACACATCGGCACAGGAACATTCCGTTATTAACAAGTATATGGAAGTGCTCAGGAAAAATGATTATGACACTGAACAATGCAATTCCATAATTAAGGAAGTGAAGAATTCTGTCAGCAAAGACGACCTGAAGGACGAATATAAGATCGAAAAGAGCCTGAAGGATCTTTTGAAGAGCAGGATAGTAACCAGCGGGCCCATTAAAATAACCAATAAAAAGAAAATAATAATGTTCGTCGGTCCTACAGGGGTTGGGAAAACAACGACCCTGGCGAAACTGGGAGCCCTTCATTCCCTGAGAGAGGGGAACCGTGTCGTGTTCATAACCATTGACAATTACCGGATAGCGGCGACGGAACAGCTGAAGAAATATGCGGAAATTATGCGTATACCCATATATGCGATAAACGACCAGAAGGAGTTCAGGGCCGTTATTGACAAGGAGAAGGCAGATATTATTTTGGTGGACACATCAGGGAGAAGTCATAGAAATGAACTTAAAATTTCAGAGATCAAGAGCTATGCGGACCTGGTGGACTATGATTTTGAGAAGATACTCTGTGTGAGCGCCAACACGAAAAAAAGCGATCTTCACGATGTATTCAGGGCCTTTGATATAATGAACTTTGACAGTGTAATAATTACTAAAGTTGATGAAACTTCTACTATTGGGAATGTTGTCGATATTGCCGATAAATATAGTAAGCCCATATCATATTTTACCAACGGACAGGAAGTGCCCAATGATATTGAGGTTGCCGATACAGATAAGATTGTCGACATGATTATGGGCGGGGCTAAACTATAA
- the fliR gene encoding flagellar biosynthetic protein FliR, producing MEYFVYHFQVFLLIMMRMSAMIVIAPFYSSAVIPMRLKALLSFLIALVIFPIIASHGYKITGNMGIYYLMVLREVVIGLYIGFLVSVMFASFQLAGQLFSVQMGFGINEVLDPLGQVSVPLIGQLQNLIGLLIFLAIGGHHFLIEALYRSYELAPLVSADKAVMGQLFKYLMYTFSGMFIVAIKIALPIVGVLFLISVSMGVLAKAAPQMNIMMMGFPFSIVVAFGLLIITAPLVVRIMQVSLERTFTFVVKVLHHWPG from the coding sequence ATGGAGTATTTTGTATATCATTTCCAGGTGTTTTTGCTGATCATGATGCGAATGAGCGCCATGATCGTCATAGCACCGTTTTATTCCAGCGCTGTCATACCGATGAGGTTGAAAGCGCTTCTTTCGTTTCTTATAGCGCTTGTTATTTTTCCCATAATAGCCTCGCACGGCTATAAGATAACGGGGAATATGGGAATATATTATCTCATGGTTTTACGGGAAGTGGTCATCGGGCTGTATATCGGCTTTCTCGTATCGGTTATGTTCGCGTCTTTTCAGCTCGCCGGGCAGTTGTTTTCGGTGCAGATGGGCTTCGGTATAAACGAAGTGCTGGATCCCCTGGGGCAGGTTTCGGTGCCCCTGATCGGACAGCTTCAGAACCTGATAGGGCTTCTGATTTTTCTTGCTATCGGCGGGCATCACTTTCTTATTGAGGCCCTGTACAGGTCATATGAACTGGCGCCTCTGGTCAGTGCGGACAAGGCTGTGATGGGGCAGCTTTTTAAATATCTCATGTATACCTTCAGCGGGATGTTTATAGTGGCTATAAAAATAGCACTTCCCATCGTAGGCGTACTGTTCCTCATCTCGGTGAGCATGGGTGTGCTGGCCAAGGCGGCTCCGCAGATGAATATCATGATGATGGGATTTCCCTTCAGCATTGTTGTCGCTTTTGGACTATTGATAATAACGGCCCCGCTCGTGGTGCGGATTATGCAGGTATCACTGGAGCGGACCTTTACATTTGTGGTAAAGGTGCTGCATCACTGGCCAGGGTGA
- a CDS encoding ATP-binding protein, translating to MDQAANLRRLVLEKGTNPKKTKTIAITSGKGGVGKTSISVSLAIALAQGGSSVTLLDADLGLANINVILGIIPKYNLYHVIKGKKKLKDIVIEVPEGIKIIAGASGFHQLANLEPKQRADFIGALAELDSDDYMIIDTGAGVSQNVLSFVIAADEVIVVTTPEPTAITDAYGIIKSIAAQTPDKVIKLIVNRVMSVSEGKRVAQRVINIAGQFLNIKVENLGFVFDDIYVPKSVRNQKPFIVSYPKSKASGCVTIIADRISNREKIEGKGTGLASFFKNLITITGSEGEE from the coding sequence TTGGATCAGGCTGCTAATCTCAGGAGATTAGTCCTTGAGAAGGGTACAAACCCTAAAAAAACCAAGACTATTGCCATAACAAGCGGTAAAGGGGGAGTGGGTAAAACAAGTATATCCGTCAGCCTGGCTATCGCGCTCGCCCAGGGAGGATCATCGGTCACTCTGCTTGACGCTGATCTTGGCCTGGCGAATATTAATGTAATTCTGGGTATCATACCAAAATATAACCTGTATCATGTAATCAAGGGCAAGAAAAAGCTGAAGGATATTGTCATTGAAGTACCGGAAGGTATTAAGATAATTGCCGGTGCATCGGGATTTCATCAGTTGGCCAACCTGGAGCCCAAGCAGCGTGCTGATTTTATCGGCGCTCTTGCTGAACTGGATTCAGATGACTACATGATTATTGATACGGGCGCAGGTGTTTCCCAGAACGTTCTCAGTTTTGTTATCGCCGCAGATGAAGTGATCGTAGTGACCACACCGGAACCTACGGCAATAACCGATGCATACGGGATCATCAAGTCCATTGCGGCACAGACTCCCGACAAGGTCATAAAACTTATTGTCAATCGCGTCATGTCGGTATCGGAGGGAAAACGTGTAGCACAGCGTGTGATAAATATTGCCGGTCAGTTTCTCAATATTAAAGTTGAAAATCTTGGATTTGTTTTTGATGATATTTATGTTCCCAAGTCCGTGAGAAATCAGAAACCCTTCATCGTCAGCTATCCCAAGTCAAAGGCATCGGGTTGTGTCACTATAATCGCCGATAGAATAAGCAACAGGGAAAAAATTGAAGGGAAAGGAACAGGCTTGGCATCATTTTTCAAGAATCTGATTACTATCACCGGTAGTGAGGGTGAAGAATAG
- a CDS encoding polymerase, with product MSKLKDLFMDIADSDDFSGDNAVEVYADSVKQALELASKELKVDISMLDYEIIEKGAAGLFGFGRQPYRILVRPLEVAAEHSDLEEIEKKLAAHIPGIVLEEKKDVDASFKIRVTKSGIWLTVIPPKGKGVDIDVNQINNKLYSMRISNADISLIEKAVKKQSGKPQRLGDWTPNPNYDGNMTVNITDDEMKAFVHFTPPRFCGRHMEYNEVIDALKGAGVVTGIREEVIKEYLENMDYTHPLAAAEGQRMRNGRDAYIDYKVRVDKTSVSFEEDESGKVDFRNLELLENVVVGQVLAVKVPAEEGVPGRTVTNRILPAKSGKDVQIQYGKGTILSEDGRELTAEINGQVVFKRMKISVEPVYVVNGDVSLETGNIVFLGSVIISGSVQDNFVVKAAGNIEVKGTVQKAFLEAEGDIIVHQGISGREDSRIETTGGSIFAKFIQNANIVSENDVLVPEGILHSNVDAGGRIYCNGRRARIVGGLIRAGDEVNARFLGADVATKTEIRVGINPKVLQQMSELETIKVKISGELEGLQKNLTTLTNQKRTSKLSEEKEKMFQELTARNQKLTSRTEEVNLELEELNAYVGMLEHRGKICAEKTVYPGVDIYIKDQKFLVKDQYNYIKFTLEGDEIRLSEYEPPQIIEGQQRIATLIQRKR from the coding sequence ATGTCAAAATTAAAAGACCTGTTCATGGATATTGCAGATTCCGATGATTTCAGTGGCGATAATGCCGTTGAGGTTTATGCGGATTCAGTGAAGCAGGCGCTTGAACTGGCTTCGAAGGAGTTGAAAGTCGACATCTCGATGCTGGATTATGAAATTATTGAAAAAGGCGCTGCAGGATTGTTCGGATTTGGGCGCCAGCCCTACCGGATTCTTGTGCGGCCCCTGGAAGTTGCCGCAGAGCACTCTGACCTGGAAGAAATTGAAAAGAAACTAGCCGCCCATATCCCCGGAATTGTGCTTGAAGAGAAAAAGGATGTCGACGCTTCATTCAAGATTCGCGTTACAAAAAGTGGTATCTGGCTTACCGTCATTCCTCCAAAAGGGAAAGGAGTCGATATCGATGTCAACCAGATAAACAACAAGCTCTATTCCATGCGGATCAGTAATGCCGATATTTCCCTCATCGAAAAGGCGGTAAAAAAACAATCGGGTAAACCGCAAAGGCTGGGAGATTGGACGCCCAATCCCAATTATGACGGGAATATGACAGTGAATATAACCGACGATGAAATGAAAGCCTTTGTCCATTTCACGCCTCCCCGTTTTTGTGGCCGGCACATGGAGTACAATGAGGTTATCGACGCCTTGAAAGGGGCCGGTGTCGTTACGGGAATAAGAGAAGAAGTGATAAAGGAATATCTGGAAAACATGGATTACACCCACCCCCTTGCCGCGGCTGAAGGTCAACGGATGAGGAATGGACGTGATGCCTATATCGATTACAAAGTCCGTGTAGATAAAACCAGCGTAAGTTTCGAAGAGGATGAAAGCGGGAAGGTCGATTTTCGCAACCTGGAACTCCTGGAAAATGTCGTTGTTGGCCAGGTGCTGGCTGTCAAGGTTCCGGCGGAAGAGGGTGTGCCGGGCCGGACTGTTACCAATAGAATTCTACCTGCAAAATCGGGCAAGGATGTCCAGATTCAGTACGGTAAGGGGACCATCCTGTCTGAAGATGGTCGGGAGCTGACCGCTGAAATAAACGGTCAGGTTGTTTTTAAAAGAATGAAGATCAGTGTCGAGCCCGTGTATGTGGTCAACGGGGATGTCTCTCTCGAAACAGGGAATATTGTTTTTCTGGGATCGGTCATTATTTCGGGAAGCGTACAGGATAATTTTGTCGTCAAGGCTGCCGGTAATATTGAGGTAAAGGGGACTGTTCAGAAGGCCTTCCTTGAGGCAGAAGGTGACATCATCGTTCACCAGGGTATCTCGGGTCGTGAGGATTCACGGATCGAAACAACCGGAGGATCGATTTTCGCTAAATTCATACAGAACGCCAATATTGTTTCTGAGAATGATGTTCTTGTCCCCGAGGGTATCCTTCATTCCAATGTAGATGCCGGTGGACGCATTTACTGCAATGGCCGGCGTGCCCGGATTGTAGGTGGCCTGATCAGGGCTGGTGACGAGGTGAATGCGCGATTTCTGGGAGCCGATGTGGCTACTAAAACCGAAATACGTGTCGGCATCAATCCCAAGGTGCTGCAGCAGATGAGCGAGTTGGAGACAATAAAGGTGAAAATCTCCGGTGAACTTGAAGGATTGCAGAAAAACCTTACAACACTGACCAACCAGAAGAGGACATCAAAACTTTCTGAGGAAAAGGAAAAAATGTTCCAGGAATTAACGGCCAGGAACCAGAAACTCACCAGTCGGACAGAAGAAGTCAACCTGGAGCTTGAGGAACTGAATGCCTATGTAGGCATGCTGGAGCACAGGGGGAAAATTTGTGCTGAGAAGACAGTATATCCCGGTGTTGACATTTATATTAAAGATCAGAAATTTCTCGTGAAGGATCAATATAACTATATTAAATTTACCCTTGAAGGGGATGAAATCAGGCTCTCTGAATATGAGCCGCCTCAGATAATTGAAGGACAGCAGAGGATTGCTACGCTGATTCAGCGTAAGAGATAG
- a CDS encoding RNA polymerase sigma factor WhiG yields the protein MNNKKFQELDAIGEEKLWDKFIKSQDQMIRDYFVVKYAPLVKYVAGKVSMGMPQNIEFDDLVSYGVFGLIDAIGKFDPARGIKFKTYAMTRIRGAIFDELRSIDWIPRSIRQKAKQIEQVISELENKLGRTVEDDEIAKEMGISNDEFQSLLNKLSGTSMLSLNDIWYLGDDNDELSILETLEAPESMNPDILIEKEEIRDYIIDAIKKLPDKEKKVIVLYYYEDLTLKEIGEVLEVTESRVSQLHTKAIMRLRGRLGRIKSNIVG from the coding sequence ATGAATAATAAAAAGTTTCAAGAACTAGATGCAATAGGCGAAGAAAAACTCTGGGATAAATTCATCAAGTCCCAGGATCAGATGATCCGGGATTATTTTGTGGTCAAATATGCCCCTCTTGTTAAATATGTGGCAGGGAAAGTTTCCATGGGAATGCCCCAGAACATCGAATTTGACGACCTGGTATCCTATGGTGTTTTCGGTCTTATCGATGCAATCGGAAAGTTTGATCCGGCCCGGGGAATAAAATTCAAGACCTATGCCATGACGAGGATCAGGGGGGCCATCTTCGATGAGTTACGGTCCATCGACTGGATTCCCCGTTCCATACGGCAGAAGGCCAAACAGATCGAACAGGTAATATCAGAACTGGAAAATAAACTTGGCCGCACCGTTGAGGACGACGAGATTGCCAAGGAAATGGGCATTTCCAATGACGAGTTTCAGTCTCTTCTCAATAAGCTGAGTGGAACGTCCATGCTTTCTCTTAACGATATTTGGTACCTGGGCGATGATAATGACGAACTTTCAATCCTCGAGACTCTCGAGGCGCCTGAAAGCATGAATCCCGATATTCTCATTGAAAAAGAGGAAATACGTGATTATATTATTGATGCAATCAAAAAATTGCCGGACAAGGAAAAGAAGGTTATCGTCCTGTACTATTATGAGGATCTTACCTTGAAGGAAATAGGGGAAGTGCTCGAGGTAACGGAAAGCAGGGTTTCCCAGTTGCACACCAAGGCGATTATGAGATTACGGGGACGATTGGGGAGAATCAAGTCCAATATTGTTGGTTGA
- the flhB gene encoding flagellar biosynthesis protein FlhB: MSQFLETYYGWSHPDLQGFVFNLQLFGAEDEGRTEEPTEKKLREARDKGQVAKTQELAQTLVVIFGILVVFIFGAWIYDSLAGMTRYYLSSFSRMEITSKSIQHDFFSIVFEMTKILMPIFGVVVFAAIIGNVIQVGFQVSTDPLKWDWSKLKFDPATVLKKIFFSKQVAMNLFKSIFKVLAIGFVAYLIIVADFEEIMATPDFSLAMALKITMLSGLKIILWTSVLLLLLSVPDYFFQKQEFIESLKMTKQELKEEYKETQGDPYLKARLREMQRELVMKNMIRDVPRADVVVTNPTHFAVALQYDKETMEAPTLIAKGADSMALKIRQVAKENNVPIMENRPLAQQIYKDVEVGDIIPGELFYAVSLVYAELYKKNQYQEAI; encoded by the coding sequence GTGAGTCAATTTCTCGAAACATATTACGGCTGGAGCCATCCCGATCTGCAGGGCTTTGTTTTCAACCTGCAGCTTTTCGGCGCTGAGGATGAAGGCAGAACCGAAGAGCCTACAGAGAAAAAACTGCGGGAAGCCAGGGACAAGGGGCAGGTGGCCAAAACGCAGGAACTGGCCCAGACTCTCGTTGTCATATTCGGCATTCTGGTTGTTTTTATATTCGGGGCGTGGATTTATGATTCACTGGCGGGTATGACCAGGTATTACCTTTCATCTTTTTCACGGATGGAGATAACGTCGAAGAGTATCCAGCATGATTTCTTTTCCATAGTGTTTGAGATGACGAAGATACTGATGCCCATATTCGGGGTTGTGGTCTTTGCGGCGATTATCGGAAACGTGATACAGGTTGGGTTCCAGGTTTCAACGGATCCGTTAAAATGGGACTGGAGTAAATTAAAATTCGATCCGGCCACGGTCTTGAAAAAGATATTTTTCTCCAAGCAGGTTGCCATGAACCTCTTTAAATCGATTTTTAAGGTTCTGGCCATCGGATTTGTGGCATATCTCATTATCGTTGCCGACTTTGAGGAAATTATGGCAACGCCCGATTTTTCTCTGGCCATGGCACTGAAAATAACTATGCTATCAGGACTTAAAATAATCCTGTGGACATCGGTCCTTCTCCTTCTCCTATCTGTTCCCGATTATTTTTTCCAGAAGCAGGAATTCATTGAATCATTGAAGATGACAAAACAGGAATTAAAAGAGGAATACAAGGAAACGCAGGGGGACCCGTACCTGAAAGCCCGGTTGCGTGAGATGCAGCGTGAGCTGGTCATGAAGAATATGATCCGTGACGTCCCCCGGGCCGATGTCGTTGTAACAAACCCGACACACTTTGCCGTGGCGCTCCAGTACGACAAGGAAACCATGGAGGCCCCCACGCTAATAGCTAAAGGCGCAGACAGTATGGCACTGAAGATCCGGCAGGTGGCCAAGGAAAATAATGTGCCCATCATGGAGAACAGACCGCTTGCACAGCAGATCTACAAGGATGTGGAAGTAGGAGACATAATACCGGGAGAGCTTTTTTACGCCGTATCTTTGGTTTATGCCGAACTGTACAAAAAAAATCAGTATCAGGAAGCGATATGA